From the Candidatus Poseidoniia archaeon genome, the window CCTACCGGGACTTCGCCGTTGACCAGCGCCTTCTCGACCTCGTAGCGCAGCATGATGTGCAGGTTGTAGGTCGCCTCGTCGGCCTCGACCCGAATCAGCGACGGGTGGACGCGGTTCACCGCACGGTGGATGGTTTCCACATCGAGGTCGCCGACGTGCGGAAACGTCTCGCGGAAGTCAGGCAGCCAGTGCTCCCAGAACTCGCGGCTGCGGCCGACCAGGTTCTCCCACAGCCGTGACTGCGATTCATGCACTCCGAGCGACACCGCTTTGCCGAGCGGGGTGCCCTCGTGCTCCGCCAGCAGCCCCTGCTCGTAGAGTCCGTGGCCGGTCTCGTGCATCACGCCGTAGAGGCAGCCGAAGGGGAACGACTCGTCGTAGCGTGTCGTGAAGCGCACGTCGCGCGGGCCGGCGCCGGAGCAGAAGGGGTGCGTCGATGTATCCATGCGGCCGGCGTCGAAATCGAAGCCGATGGACGCCGCGACGCGCAGCGAAAACTCGCGCTGCCCCGCCTCGGGGAACGGCCCGCGCTCCATGAACGACATATCGGGCTGGTCGCAGCGGCCGATGGCCTTCACCAGCGGCACGATTTCCTCGCGCAGCCCGGCGAAGAGTGGGTCGAGCTGCGCGACCGTCATCCCCTGCTCGTAGTTGTCGAGCAGCGCGTCGTAGATGTTGTCGTCGTAGCCGTAGTGCTCCGCCGCCCGGCATTGCAGCTCGACCATCTTCTCGAGGGCAGGCTGGAACTTCGCGAAATCGTCTTCGGCGCGCGCCTCTTGCCATATTTGCAGCGCCAGCGACTTGTGCCGCGCGATTTCCTCGACCAGTTCGGCCGGCAGCTTCGTCGCCTTCTCCCAGGCGTGGCGCACCTCGCGCACGTTGGCCGCCTCTCCCTCGTCGAGCTCGGCGTCCGCGAGCTTCACGAGCAGCTCGCCCATCGCCGGATCGACCAGCCGCGCGTGCGCCAGCCCCGAGAGGAACGCCAGCGACTCGGCACGCAGCTTCCCGCCCTTCGGCGGCATCATGGTTTCCTGGTCCCAGCCGAGCAGCCCGCCGATGCCCTCGATAGTCGAGAGCTCCTCCACGCGAGCGATGAAATCGTCGTAGACCGACATGCTCCCGCTATTGGCCCGGAGATAAAGGGTTTGACGCGGGAAATCGTATTTGCGCCCGCGGCTAGTGGGGCGCGATGCGGCAGTTGATTTTGCTGGCTACGC encodes:
- a CDS encoding carboxypeptidase M32, with the protein product MSVYDDFIARVEELSTIEGIGGLLGWDQETMMPPKGGKLRAESLAFLSGLAHARLVDPAMGELLVKLADAELDEGEAANVREVRHAWEKATKLPAELVEEIARHKSLALQIWQEARAEDDFAKFQPALEKMVELQCRAAEHYGYDDNIYDALLDNYEQGMTVAQLDPLFAGLREEIVPLVKAIGRCDQPDMSFMERGPFPEAGQREFSLRVAASIGFDFDAGRMDTSTHPFCSGAGPRDVRFTTRYDESFPFGCLYGVMHETGHGLYEQGLLAEHEGTPLGKAVSLGVHESQSRLWENLVGRSREFWEHWLPDFRETFPHVGDLDVETIHRAVNRVHPSLIRVEADEATYNLHIMLRYEVEKALVNGEVPVGDLPQFWNSRMEKYLGITPPNDAQGVLQDIHWSMGAIGYFPTYTLGNLYAAQLWDATLRDLPDLPQQISRGETAPLLEWMRSHIHQHGSRWEPEELVQRASGAEPGAEAFVRYLKAKFGALYGLA